The Impatiens glandulifera chromosome 3, dImpGla2.1, whole genome shotgun sequence genome contains a region encoding:
- the LOC124929672 gene encoding myb family transcription factor PHL5-like, which produces MNTQKNGCQGTTQHSHGLGLDCRLDSQPQYQMEMGSQPPAMVADSSSTIIGHVGSPVSAFYATERYMGFPQYDQESTTPTSTSQNLGNYDLRIVSYNPSPMEGGFYVDVHEQSDPNFQQNQSMQLSGMTPNYIIHPNHHSASESSNAIPRNIFTERDCILQLKRQLLGDLETQERRHPSTSSPFDEHHDRIEYENLFGSQLSNLGQAAGLPGRSVSPGTVLPSKTRIRWTQELHDRFVDCVNHLGGADKATPKAILVLMESKGLTIFHVKSHLQKYRMARHIPGSAEGKSEKKTRTNEIPQIDIQTGMQIKEALQLQLDVQRRLYEQLEIQRSLQVKIEEQGKQLKLMIDQQKETNRNFLEIRNSDVTSRENHSTSLDDDRASVTDKSSNAVLLQSNPR; this is translated from the exons ATGAACACCCAAAAGAATGGTTGTCAAGGGACAACGCAACATAGCCATGGGTTAGGACTTGATTGCCGTTTAGATTCACAGCCTCAATATCAAATGGAGATGGGAAGTCAACCACCTGCCATGGTTGCAGATTCGTCCAGTACCATCATTGGTCATGTTGGATCTCCAGTCTCTGCGTTTTATGCGACTGAAAGATACATGGGTTTTCCACAGTATGATCAAGAATCCACAACTCCTACTTCAACATCCCAAAATCTTGGAAATTATGATCTTCGGATCGTATCTTATAATCCATCACCAATGGAAGGTGGCTTCTATGTGGATGTACATGAACAGTCTGACCCTAACTTTCAACAAAACCAAAGCATGCAGTTATCTGGTATGACACCCAACTATATCATACATCCAAATCATCACAGTGCATCTGAAAGCTCGAATGCAATTCCCCGCAACATATTTACAGAAAGAGATTGTATTCTGCAGCTCAAAAGACAGTTGTTGGGTGATCTCGAAACACAAGAAAGGAGACACCCTTCAACTTCCAGCCCCTTTGATGAACATCACGATAGAATA GAATATGAAAACTTGTTTGGTTCTCAACTTTCAAACCTGGGTCAGGCTGCAGGACTTCCAGGGAGGTCTGTTTCACCTGGCACAGTCCTTCCAAGCAAAACACGAATCCGATGGACTCAAGAACTCCACGATCGATTTGTTGACTGTGTGAATCACCTGGGCGGTGCAGATA AGGCAACACCAAAAGCTATCCTAGTGCTAATGGAATCAAAGGGGTTGACTATCTTTCATGTGAAAAGTCATCTGCAG AAATATAGGATGGCAAGGCACATACCAGGATCTGCAGAAG GAAAGTCAGAGAAGAAGACAAGAACAAATGAAATTCCTCAGATTGACATACAAAC TGGTATGCAAATCAAAGAGGCACTTCAGCTGCAGCTGGATGTCCAGAGGCGTCTTTACGAGCAGCTTGAG ATTCAGCGGAGTTTACAGGTGAAGATTGAAGAACAAGGGAAACAACTCAAGTTGATGATCGATCAGCAAAAGGAAACAAACCGGAACTTCCTTGAGATACGGAATTCAGACGTCACATCTCGGGAGAATCATTCAACTAGTCTTGATGATGACCGAGCTTCAGTTACCGACAAGTCATCAAATGCGGTCCTCCTCCAGTCCAATCCTAGATAA